GCGAACAAATTCTGTACATAACACTTGCATGCCAAGGCAAATACCGAAATAAGGAATTTTTTTCTCACGACAGTGCTTAGCAACGTTAATCTTCCCCTCCCATCCTCTTTCTCCAAACCCACCAGGTACAAGATATCCATCACAGTTTTCTTCTTTAAAAAATGAACTATCTAGAACTTTTTCCGCATCAAATAGACGAAGTTCAAGATCAAGCTGGTTCGCTAGCGCTCCATGTTTTAAAGCTTCAAAAACCGATTTATAGGCGTCTTGATGTTGGAGGTATTTAGCGACAATGCCAATCACTACTTTACCTTTGGGATTGTGTAGGCTATGTAGCATCTTTTTCCAATTTGTCAAATTAGATGGCGGAGTTTTTAATCCCAGCATTTGACAGATTTTTTCATCTAAGCATTGCTGATGCAAATGAACGGGTACCTCATAAATGCTTTCTACATCGATGATATCTACAACCCCTGTCTTTGGCACACTACAAAACAAGCTAATTTTATCCTTAATTTCCTCTTTTAAAGCATTTTCAGCACGGCAGAGAATAATATCGGGTATAATTCCAATTTCTCTTAGGATTTGCACAGAATGCTGTGTGGGTTTTGTCTTAACTTCTCCAGCTGCTTTTAAATAAGGGACGTAGGTTAGATGAATGTTTATACATTGATTAGGACGCTCATGACGAAATTGACGAATTGCTTCTAAAAAAGGTAAAGATTCAATATCACCAACAGTTCCTCCTACTTCTATTAAAATTACATCCAAAGAATCCTTTCCACAGTGCAAAATACGTTGTTTAATTTCATCTGTGATATGAGGGACGACCTGAACCGTTTTTCCTGAATAGTCACCCTTACGCTCTCGTTTTATTACAGTCTCGTAAATCTGTCCTGAAGTAGCATTAGACAGTCTAGAGAGCTCAGCATGTGTATAGCGGAAGTAATGTCCGAGGTCTAAGTCGGTTTCAGCTCCATCATCTGTAACGTAAACCTCGCCATGTTGCAAAGGATTCATTGTCCCAGGATCAACATTTAAATAGGGATCGAGTTTAAGCATTCCAATCTCTAGACCGCGACTCTCCAATAACAGAGCAATTGAAGCAGAAGTTAGACCTTTTCCTAAAGAAGAAACAACCCCGCCAGTAATAAATACGTATTTTGTTTTATGCATATTTCTAATCCTAAAAAGAGCTATTCTAATCTTAGACAGAGTTAAAATTCAATGTTATTCACTGGAGCTTTGAATTGCTTATAAAATAAAAGTTTAAATAGGAGAAGAAAAAGCTTTAGTGCACAATTTTCAAAGGTGTGCTATAAGTTAAGTGTTAAAAACAAACTTTAAGTGATCCTATGCTCGATCTGAAATTTATTAAAGACAACCAAGAAATTGTACAAGAAGCGGTACGACTTAAAAATGTTAAACTGAACTTACATGAATTATTGCTATGCGAAACCCAAGTTGCAGATTGTAAAAAAAAAATAGAGCTCTTGCAGACAGAG
This window of the Candidatus Rhabdochlamydia sp. T3358 genome carries:
- a CDS encoding CTP synthase, with translation MHKTKYVFITGGVVSSLGKGLTSASIALLLESRGLEIGMLKLDPYLNVDPGTMNPLQHGEVYVTDDGAETDLDLGHYFRYTHAELSRLSNATSGQIYETVIKRERKGDYSGKTVQVVPHITDEIKQRILHCGKDSLDVILIEVGGTVGDIESLPFLEAIRQFRHERPNQCINIHLTYVPYLKAAGEVKTKPTQHSVQILREIGIIPDIILCRAENALKEEIKDKISLFCSVPKTGVVDIIDVESIYEVPVHLHQQCLDEKICQMLGLKTPPSNLTNWKKMLHSLHNPKGKVVIGIVAKYLQHQDAYKSVFEALKHGALANQLDLELRLFDAEKVLDSSFFKEENCDGYLVPGGFGERGWEGKINVAKHCREKKIPYFGICLGMQVLCTEFVRNVVGLRGANSTEIDPDTKDPVISLLSEQKEITNLGGTMRLGAFACHLRASTKVEKAYGTRNISERHRHRFEFNNAYKEVCEEKGLIFSGIFKEGNLCEVAEIKHHPWMVGVQFHPEFKSKPTAPHPLFKEFIKSAFLHRKE